GGGCAAATATCACTGTCGGCAATTTCAATGACAGCACTGGCAGCGATTACGCTCATACCTATTTCCCGACCTGGGGCTCCGTTTGGTTCAACACCTTCTTCAACGGCGTGAACTACGGCAAGACCAATGACCTTGTGCACCCCACGGTGGGGCTGCACGGCTTTGCCACTTACATTCACGAATTGGGCCATGGCTTCGGCCTTGATCATGCAGGCAACTACAATGCCGGCAACGGCACGCCAGCGCCGGGAAGCTATCAAGACAGCACAGTTTATTCGATCATGTCCTATTTCGGCCCAAGCATGGGCGACGGCACCGACAGCAGAACCCATGTGAAATACAGCCAGGAAGTGGCCTGGGGCAGCTGGGGCGGCTATGACGCACAGACGCCGATGCTGAATGACGTGATGACCATGCAGAACATGTATGGCGTGTCCACCACCACCCGCACCGGCAACACGACCTATGGCTATCATTCCAATGTGACCGGCGGTGCGGCCTCGATTTATAATTTTGACACCAACACCCACCCGGTCATGTGCATCTTCGACTCCTCGGGCATTGATACGCTGGACTTGAGCGGTGATGCGCATAATGACCAGATCAATCTGAACTCCGGCGCCTTCAGCAATGTGATGGGCCTGACCAACAACCTCTCAATCGCCTATTCCTGCACCATTGAAAACGCCACTGGCGGCAGCGGCAATGACACCATCACCGGCAATGCCGAAGCCAATAAGCTGCTGGGCGGTGCTGGTAATGACATCATCTCGGGCGGCGCAGGTGCAGACAACATGGACGGCGGCAGCGGCATCAACACGCTTGATTACTCGAGCAGTGCGGCAGGCGTGAACATCAACCTGGCCACGCTGAAGGCCAGCGGCGGCGACGCGACAGGCGATACGTTCTTGAACTTCCAGAATGTGACGGGTTCATTGACTGGCGCCGACACGTTGGTTG
This Aestuariivirga litoralis DNA region includes the following protein-coding sequences:
- a CDS encoding M10 family metallopeptidase — its product is MALPVLSKTQILNQLDSGYHWTGSTITYSVPTSVSSMTGSYEKTSFTALSAQQTSAFQLAISLWSDVIAKPVVNAGTGRANITVGNFNDSTGSDYAHTYFPTWGSVWFNTFFNGVNYGKTNDLVHPTVGLHGFATYIHELGHGFGLDHAGNYNAGNGTPAPGSYQDSTVYSIMSYFGPSMGDGTDSRTHVKYSQEVAWGSWGGYDAQTPMLNDVMTMQNMYGVSTTTRTGNTTYGYHSNVTGGAASIYNFDTNTHPVMCIFDSSGIDTLDLSGDAHNDQINLNSGAFSNVMGLTNNLSIAYSCTIENATGGSGNDTITGNAEANKLLGGAGNDIISGGAGADNMDGGSGINTLDYSSSAAGVNINLATLKASGGDATGDTFLNFQNVTGSLTGADTLVGNGAANTLSGGNGNDFLQGGGGDDKLTGGAGADMFQFLTGDGGRDEITDFKIGTDHVQLSKSFAASFAALHFTMSGDSAVLTMGNETIVFDHIAMNQLHASDFIFV